In the Sarcophilus harrisii chromosome 1, mSarHar1.11, whole genome shotgun sequence genome, one interval contains:
- the HINT1 gene encoding histidine triad nucleotide-binding protein 1 yields MADEISKAQTAQPGGDTIFGKIIRKEIPAKIIFEDDRCLAFHDVCPQAPTHFLVIPKKPITQISVAEDDDENLLGHLMIVGKKCAADLGLKKGYRMVINEGADGGQSVYHIHLHVLGGRQMKWPPG; encoded by the exons ATGGCAGATGAGATCAGCAAAGCTCAGACTGCCCAGCCCGGGGGAGACACCATCTTCGGGAAAATAATTCGCAAGGAAATCCCTGCCAAAATCATTTTTGAGGATGATCGG TGTCTTGCTTTTCACGACGTTTGCCCACAAGCCCCAACTCATTTCCTGGTGATACCCAAGAAACCAATTACCCAAATTTCTGTAGcagaagatgatgatgaaaat cttcttgGACACTTAATGATTGTTGGCAAGAAATGTGCAGCTGACCTGGGGCTGAAAAAAGGATACCGAATGGTGATCAACGAAGGCGCAGATGGGGGGCAATCTGTCTATCATATCCATCTGCATGTCCTTGGAGGACGTCAGATGAAATGGCCCCCTGGATAA